One part of the Rutidosis leptorrhynchoides isolate AG116_Rl617_1_P2 chromosome 1, CSIRO_AGI_Rlap_v1, whole genome shotgun sequence genome encodes these proteins:
- the LOC139882631 gene encoding uncharacterized protein gives MGKASRDKRDIYYRKAKEEGWRARSAFKLLQIDEEFNIFEGVKHVVDLCAAPGSWSQVLSRKLYLPAKLSSDTKDQELPLIVAIDLQPMAPIEGVIQVQGDITNARTAEVVIRHFDGCKADLVVCDGAPDVTGLHDMDEFVQSQLILAGLTIVTHILKNGGKFIAKIFRGKDTSLLYCQLKLFFTEVTLAKPKSSRNSSIEAFAVCENYSPPEGFNEKDLHRLLEKVGTPSGADDLDCSSGWLEGPNKVYIPFLACGDLSGYDSDRSYPLPKAPDGTYKILDPVQPPIDPPYKTALEMKKASNHGV, from the exons ATGGGAAAGGCCTCAAGAGATAAAAGG GATATTTATTACCGGAAAGCAAAAGAAGAAGGTTGGCGTGCACGAAGTGCCTTTAAACTCCTTCAAATTGACGAGGAGTTCAACATATTCGAAG GAGTTAAACATGTGGTAGATCTATGTGCTGCACCCGGTAGCTGGAGTCAG GTTTTGAGTCGTAAGTTGTATCTCCCAGCTAAGCTATCATCTGATACAAA GGATCAGGAACTTCCGCTTATTGTTGCTATCGATTTACAACCCATGGCTCCAATTGAGGGTGTTATTCAAGTTCAAGGAGACATAACAAATGCTAGAACTGCAGAAGTG gtAATTAGGCATTTTGATGGATGCAAGGCTGACCTAGTTGTTTGTGATGGTGCTCCTGATG TAACTGGACTCCATGACATGGATGAATTTGTTCAATCACAATTGATATTGGCG GGTTTAACAATTGTAACTCACATACTCAAAAATGGTGGTAAATTTATTGCAAAGATCTTCAGGGGGAAAGATACAAGCCTCTTGTACTGTCAG CTAAAACTATTTTTCACAGAAGTAACTCTTGCAAAGCCCAAAAGTAGCAGAAATTCAAGCATTG AGGCATTTGCTGTTTGTGAGAATTATTCGCCTCCTGAAGGGTTCAATGAAAAAGATCTGCATCGACTTCTTGAGAAGGTTGGAACTCCTTCTGGTGCAGACGACTTAG ATTGTAGTAGTGGATGGCTAGAAGGGCCAAACAAGGTTTATATACCATTTTTGGCTTGTGGGGACCTTAGCGGTTATGATTCGGACCGTTCATATCCTCTTCCTAAAGCCCCTGACGGAACTTACAAGATCTTGGACCCTGTCCAGCCTCCAATTGACCCTCCCTATAAAACAGCTTTGGAAATGAAGAAAGCTTCTAACCATGGAGTATAA
- the LOC139882641 gene encoding protein NRT1/ PTR FAMILY 5.5-like isoform X1 encodes MASFVRISVLIWADLLAAFAMYVMMTYLTNVWNLSTTHAAGIINIWNGITPVLVIMFAFIVDAFLGDFNMLVISSISYSIGLGLLSMSTPPVFGPCNDYKEKCIGNTQKVLFYISLPLIAVGMAGHVVSLASFLELQTKVENEEKEKVEAKEGEGDKDEMKILWQIPGLIMVVVVLIAGGIGLPYIKPWSIRFGIPAICTLVATILFLTGFKDYKRIKPIGSPLTITLRVFVAASLNISQPKPDYKQLNNEDGVRSTSSLRCLDKAAIKLPDMHESEKWKVCNVREVEDTKIGIRMLPMWLTFIVIGIVLSIGNTYFLEQANHLDKKIGKIKVTIPIFLLFYNATSYVSTYFYSFLTKSLPSKKYAPPVGIATGMIISVLCCITSAKVETRRLNRIRVHGLVDKPDEMIPMSIFSLLPQFMLLAAVDGISNTSISSFFKHQTPESMHKYLGHFTKGVLGLGSMASVLSVYVGGKVSEKNDKPNWFQFSLNRSHLDRYYWVLAALSAANLVVYVVIALFYKYKESPDDVDEGEGGQMDPGFNDNAKFCCC; translated from the exons ATGGCTTCTTTTGTTAGAATTTCAG TGTTGATATGGGCGGATCTGTTAGCTGCATTTGCAATGTATGTGATGATGACCTACTTAACAAACGTTTGGAATCTAAGCACTACACATGCTGCTGGTATCATTAACATTTGGAATGGAATCACACCAGTTTTAGTCATTATGTTTGCGTTCATTGTTGACGCCTTCCTAGGTGACTTTAATATGCTTGTGATCTCTAGCATTTCGTATAGTATC GGATTAGGACTATTGTCCATGTCAACTCCACCTGTTTTTGGCCCGTGTAACGACTACAAGGAAAAATGTATCGGAAATACACAAAAAGTCCTGTTTTATATCTCGTTACCGTTAATAGCAGTCGGGATGGCTGGTCATGTAGTCTCGTTAGCATCGTTTTTAGAACTACAAACGAAAGTTGAAAATGAAGAGAAAGAGAAAGTTGAAGCTAAAGAGGGAGAGGGAGATAAAGACGAGATGAAAATATTATGGCAGATACCGGGTTTGATTATGGTGGTGGTTGTACTAATAGCTGGAGGTATTGGGCTTCCATATATAAAGCCATGGTCGATTCGGTTCGGTATACCTGCTATATGTACATTGGTGGCAACTATTTTGTTCTTGACGGGATTTAAGGATTACAAACGGATAAAGCCAATTGGAAGTCCGTTAACTATTACATTGAGAGTTTTTGTAGCTGCTTCTCTAAATATATCTCAACCAAAACCGGATTATAAACAGCTCAACAATGAAGATGGTGTTCGTTCCACCAGCAGCCTCAG GTGCTTAGACAAGGCAGCTATTAAGTTACCAGACATGCACGAATCAGAAAAATGGAAGGTTTGCAACGTACGTGAAGTAGAAGATACCAAAATCGGTATTCGTATGCTCCCAATGTGGCTAACCTTCATTGTAATCGGAATCGTGCTTTCTATAGGTAACACCTACTTTCTCGAGCAAGCTAATCACTTGGATAAAAAAATCGGAAAAATAAAAGTCACCATTCCAATCTTCCTTTTATTCTATAACGCCACAAGTTACGTATCCACATACTTCTATTCGTTTTTGACAAAATCGTTACCGAGCAAAAAATACGCTCCGCCAGTCGGGATTGCAACAGGTATGATTATCTCGGTGTTATGTTGCATTACTTCAGCAAAAGTGGAAACTCGAAGACTAAATCGGATTAGGGTTCATGGGTTAGTAGACAAACCCGATGAGATGATACCGATGAGTATATTTTCACTCCTTCCACAATTTATGCTTCTTGCAGCCGTTGATGGTATTTCGAATACGAGTATTAGTAGTTTTTTTAAGCACCAAACCCCTGAGTCTATGCATAAGTATTTGGGTCATTTCACAAAGGGTGTGTTAGGGTTAGGAAGCATGGCTAGTGTTTTGTCTGTGTATGTTGGGGGAAAGGTTAGTGAGAAAAATGATAAGCCGAATTGGTTTCAGTTTTCGTTAAATAGGAGCCATTTGGATCGTTATTACTGGGTGTTGGCTGCGCTAAGTGCGGCTAATCTTGTTGTATATGTTGTTATTGCACTTTTTTATAAGTATAAGGAATCACCAGATGATGTCGATGAAGGAGAAGGCGGACAAATGGATCCGGGTTTTAATGACAATGCGAAATTTTGTTGTTGTTAA
- the LOC139882641 gene encoding protein NRT1/ PTR FAMILY 5.5-like isoform X2 yields the protein MYVMMTYLTNVWNLSTTHAAGIINIWNGITPVLVIMFAFIVDAFLGDFNMLVISSISYSIGLGLLSMSTPPVFGPCNDYKEKCIGNTQKVLFYISLPLIAVGMAGHVVSLASFLELQTKVENEEKEKVEAKEGEGDKDEMKILWQIPGLIMVVVVLIAGGIGLPYIKPWSIRFGIPAICTLVATILFLTGFKDYKRIKPIGSPLTITLRVFVAASLNISQPKPDYKQLNNEDGVRSTSSLRCLDKAAIKLPDMHESEKWKVCNVREVEDTKIGIRMLPMWLTFIVIGIVLSIGNTYFLEQANHLDKKIGKIKVTIPIFLLFYNATSYVSTYFYSFLTKSLPSKKYAPPVGIATGMIISVLCCITSAKVETRRLNRIRVHGLVDKPDEMIPMSIFSLLPQFMLLAAVDGISNTSISSFFKHQTPESMHKYLGHFTKGVLGLGSMASVLSVYVGGKVSEKNDKPNWFQFSLNRSHLDRYYWVLAALSAANLVVYVVIALFYKYKESPDDVDEGEGGQMDPGFNDNAKFCCC from the exons ATGTATGTGATGATGACCTACTTAACAAACGTTTGGAATCTAAGCACTACACATGCTGCTGGTATCATTAACATTTGGAATGGAATCACACCAGTTTTAGTCATTATGTTTGCGTTCATTGTTGACGCCTTCCTAGGTGACTTTAATATGCTTGTGATCTCTAGCATTTCGTATAGTATC GGATTAGGACTATTGTCCATGTCAACTCCACCTGTTTTTGGCCCGTGTAACGACTACAAGGAAAAATGTATCGGAAATACACAAAAAGTCCTGTTTTATATCTCGTTACCGTTAATAGCAGTCGGGATGGCTGGTCATGTAGTCTCGTTAGCATCGTTTTTAGAACTACAAACGAAAGTTGAAAATGAAGAGAAAGAGAAAGTTGAAGCTAAAGAGGGAGAGGGAGATAAAGACGAGATGAAAATATTATGGCAGATACCGGGTTTGATTATGGTGGTGGTTGTACTAATAGCTGGAGGTATTGGGCTTCCATATATAAAGCCATGGTCGATTCGGTTCGGTATACCTGCTATATGTACATTGGTGGCAACTATTTTGTTCTTGACGGGATTTAAGGATTACAAACGGATAAAGCCAATTGGAAGTCCGTTAACTATTACATTGAGAGTTTTTGTAGCTGCTTCTCTAAATATATCTCAACCAAAACCGGATTATAAACAGCTCAACAATGAAGATGGTGTTCGTTCCACCAGCAGCCTCAG GTGCTTAGACAAGGCAGCTATTAAGTTACCAGACATGCACGAATCAGAAAAATGGAAGGTTTGCAACGTACGTGAAGTAGAAGATACCAAAATCGGTATTCGTATGCTCCCAATGTGGCTAACCTTCATTGTAATCGGAATCGTGCTTTCTATAGGTAACACCTACTTTCTCGAGCAAGCTAATCACTTGGATAAAAAAATCGGAAAAATAAAAGTCACCATTCCAATCTTCCTTTTATTCTATAACGCCACAAGTTACGTATCCACATACTTCTATTCGTTTTTGACAAAATCGTTACCGAGCAAAAAATACGCTCCGCCAGTCGGGATTGCAACAGGTATGATTATCTCGGTGTTATGTTGCATTACTTCAGCAAAAGTGGAAACTCGAAGACTAAATCGGATTAGGGTTCATGGGTTAGTAGACAAACCCGATGAGATGATACCGATGAGTATATTTTCACTCCTTCCACAATTTATGCTTCTTGCAGCCGTTGATGGTATTTCGAATACGAGTATTAGTAGTTTTTTTAAGCACCAAACCCCTGAGTCTATGCATAAGTATTTGGGTCATTTCACAAAGGGTGTGTTAGGGTTAGGAAGCATGGCTAGTGTTTTGTCTGTGTATGTTGGGGGAAAGGTTAGTGAGAAAAATGATAAGCCGAATTGGTTTCAGTTTTCGTTAAATAGGAGCCATTTGGATCGTTATTACTGGGTGTTGGCTGCGCTAAGTGCGGCTAATCTTGTTGTATATGTTGTTATTGCACTTTTTTATAAGTATAAGGAATCACCAGATGATGTCGATGAAGGAGAAGGCGGACAAATGGATCCGGGTTTTAATGACAATGCGAAATTTTGTTGTTGTTAA